TTCTGTTTACCACGTTGCCTTTAGGTCAAGTCCTATCTGTTTGAACCCTAGGGCCGCGAATATGCCTTAAAGTTCAAACAGGTCctgaatatttgtatttatccttttAGGCATATGACAAACACCGTTTTCTATTTTGAGACACCAGCATACTACTTCTACATGTACCATCGCatgtttaaatttatgaactttctgtggCTACAACTTTTAATTCACTATCCCGTTTCCTCCGCAATACTAGTATCTCACCAAATTTTAAGAcacgtttgttcaactcactcaataattcctgatttctgtcttttcattttttttctttggttattttggcatgtaatgaaaaacatcttGCTGATGATTGCCAATAACAAGTTATACATACACGGTTTGCAACCACTAATTTAGATAATTGAATACCATTTGTCCTTCTATTGACCTTTGGCAAGGATAAAATTTCAGCCTGTTAAAAAAAACGATAACACTGACCAGGTGTTCAGTTATAGAAAATCATCTGGTTGTTCTGTAAGTTTTTGAAGCGTTGATCTCTTTTTGCATACAAATACAATGTATAACTTGTAGTGGCTTGCACGAGTAAAATCTTACGGTTAGATTGCTTCGGCATGATCTGGTCAGAATTGACCATGTTGAGCAAGTGTTTTATGAGCAGGCAGGTGCTTCATTAACTTTGTAAACCAATCGTCGCTATGAATGAACATTCTTGGTTGTTGGCCCACCCAAGTAGTAATAGCGTTTCAGTTACAACAAATGTTTTTAGTAGTTATAGACCACCAAAATAGAACTATCTTAATATTACAGTTACATGAATATACCTGCAAGATGGCTACTCCTTTATGTATTGTTGGTATCAGTTAGCCGAGGGGCATGCCTCTAGTGACTTTTGGCGGATTTGCTAGGATATGCAAGCTATTAGCAAACAATGGTCAATGCAGTGCTTCAAGCTCCATAGTCTATAATTTTACTAGTAAGTAGTAACTAGTACATATAAATGACTGTCAACCATGAATTTCAGTTACACATGACGGAGGAGATTGAAAATGGACTGAGGTTGATCAAACATATAAACTTGCAAGATTTGTACATCGACGCCCCTAGCAGCACCCTCAGTCGGCAGTGTCGGGAACCGATAGAAATGCTTGGCTATCCTTCTTCAACTGAAGTGAAGCAAGGAACACCTACACTGAAGTCATTAGTTGGAAAGGAATGGTGGAAAGCAGGCATGTGAATTTGCCAAGGAAACACCTGAACTGCATAACCCAAAAAGTTACCATGTTCTTTGGACTCTCATTAGCGTCTTGGACTCATAATTCATCGAGCGCTGTCATTACTCTATAATGTTTCTGTGTTGTATATTATACTCACCAGTTTTGACACTGTGAGCATTGCATTTAGTCTTCAGCTGTTTTGCTTGTATGACAGTTTTTGAACACGAAACCAAATTATATTTTCTCTGGCCACTTTGTCCATTTGTTCAAGTAGGTCTACAAGATTGATTTTCCTTCTCGTTTCCTAACATATGTCAATACCAGAATTGAACAAACATCTTACAACTAACGTCATCGTTCTGTGGGTTTTTgtgcataaataaataaatgtgttCAGTGAAACAAAACATTGGCCCAGCAATTATCAGCAATTGTATATTATGTTCACCATTTTAGAGACGGTGAGCTTTGCATTTAGTCAGCATTTGTGCTTGAAAGACAGTCTTTGAACATgaaaccaaaatatattttctcttGCCACCTAATTCATTTGTTCAAGTAGGTCCATAAGATTGATTCTCCTTCTCGTTTTCTAACATATGTCAATACCAGAAGTTGAACAAACATCTTACAACTGACGTCATTGCACAGCGGGTTTTtgtgcaaaaataaataaatatgttcaGAGAAACAAAACATTTGCCCAGCAATTATCAGCTTCAACTAGCTGACGTAAACGCTGAGAAGTATTCGCAACAATATTTATTAGCTGTGAAACTAGATAATCTATATAAGGCAAGGGATAGGTCAACAAGTCGCTCATTGTATAGACCAAGTTCTTATCTAGGGACGATGAGAACTACGGGACGATGAGAACTATACCGATATTAAATGAAGCCTTCACACGAGTGCAATATCATAAAGTTTCACAGGTGCTGATAGGAGAccaaaaaagttgtaaaatcTGATAGGTAAGCGCATTTGCGTGAAGTTGTAGCGTAGAGgctaataatatatattcttGTACTATATTTAAGTCTAATGATAGCATTCAGTGTCAAAGCTGTCGTCAGACTTAGCATTTCGTGACACAAGTCTTGGCACAGATAACCAGGCTGTATATTTACAAAGCACTCCTTTTGAAGAGCCCGGCTGTCAGCAAATAACATAGCTGCTCCAACAGCGCTTGTAAAATGCCAGCTGAAATAGATTAGCTAAACCGTGAGGCAGACGCCGACCATTGATAATGCGACTACTCACGCACAATTGACAGCAATAACCTCTCGAGTGAACCGATACAAATAGCCGTATAAGATAAATTATATTCTGTTTGTCAATAGTTGAGTGGAAGGAAACTTGGCACTCGAGCCATAATAAGCTAGACGGCGTGAGTATATCGAGGCAGCCAGTACTGTTTCGCTGCCTGGGATCGGCTACACCTCAACAATCTGCAACATTTTGCTTTGCTATTTGCTTAGTCTTGCTATTTGTTTTGATTGCAATGGATACATTGCAATTATTTGTTTAAGATAACTCTTGTTGGTTGTATATAAAGAATGAAAAACACAGGCCGACCAACACTTAAACAGCCAGCCATGCCACGCACCGACATGGAGCACAGAACTGCTAATAAAGACATCAGGTAAGGAGCTAGCGAGAAAATTTCTATAGCGCTTAATGATATCACACATCACTACTCTTCTTTTCATAAAAGACGAAACTGAGGAAAGTGATTTTTTTTTCAGACTACCAAAATTGCATGGGTTAGAGCAGCATAGACAGAGCTTTCCTCTAATATCATCAAAGACTGAAAATCACTGCAGATTATCTTTAGACAGCCATTCCCAAGTGCCCTTGTCTTTAGCTAGCCTGGCAGAGAACGATAATCGACTTCCACATCTGGTAAGATCTCTTCAAACACTTTATTTTTAAAGCGCATCTCTTCTAAGAACTCTATTactatagtaattataatagCTTATGATCTTGAACCTTGCAaagttatttattgttttactttattaatAGAGCCATTACCCTAGTTTATGGGCTGTCATTACATACATATCGTACTGGGATTGTATAATAGTGTGTAAATAGGCTCAAAGCACACCTTGTGTACATCACTATGCTTCCATTACCTCTATGCTCGATCTACAGAATTGACGACCACAATGGTCCATAGAGAAATAACGAAAACACCAAGTTGAGAAAATTAGATAACAGtagtaatatttttaacatatattatttttattaacagtattttaattttgattaaaaataattttatatacagAGCATCTGCAGTTATTGCATAGAAATATTAACTTCATTCCTGCTGACTTCATGAATGAGACTTATCTTTATTCATCGCTAGAATCGTAGAAAGATAAAGAGTGCAGTAACAGGAAGCGCTCGCAATTGTTCAGAAATTCTCTGAATTTGCTTGCCAGTAAACAATGATTTGATTTAACAGTACTAAAACTCTAGCTTATTCGTCTATTGATTCGCAGGTCACGCAAAAGCAAAGTCTCGACACGCATACTAGGAAGGCATTTAGCTCTCCTAAGCGACGTGACGAAGATAAAGAAGCAACAGGGATGAGCAGACAGTACACAACAATCCATCGATTGACTGTCGGAAAGACCAAACTTGAGGGTAACATGTTGCTGCCGTATAAATACAATGACGGTGATAAAGCCTCTCAGTTTTTATCCATGTCAAAGCGAACAGCGGACTCAATAGTAGCCATGATGGATCTGCTCTGTAAGCAGTTGCACACAAATGAGAATTATAGTGAGGGAGCGTATGAAGCCAACCGCAGCGAAAACTCTCCTCAGAAAGAACTTCAGAGCCAACAGAGACGCACCTACAAATCTATACTAAAATCTTTTCCAACTAATCCATTGGAGCGCGGGACGCCCCACCATACGGTGACAATTAATCCTGGTTCAGCTGAAACCAATGTCTATGCGAGAGACAGAAGAGGACTAGTCACAGACTACAAGTTTAGTACAGagtttaataatgtttattcAGAATTGACTGAGTCATAAAGATGCATTATCTTATCTACCgtaaaaaaagaaattataattacatataCCGAACAAAATTTTCCTATAAAAAGTAATTACTATACTAACTAAAACaaattttgagtcatgaaaagTAATTAAAACAAGCTGTACAGAGAATAAAAAATTACTCATAACTGTGAAAGGAAAAATGTGAATATGTATCTGTGAATACGTGTCAAATAGAATTAATGTCGGCAAATACTGAAAAAAGGCATAAGTAGGATGTTGACATTCCTCTGTTGTTTGATTTGTCATTTGTATAAAAACTTGAGATGAAAAACACGTTATTGTATTACATTGTCTCTACCTTGCCGCTATCTCGACTGCTCTAGTCTAAAAGAATAAAATCTTCCAATGATGTTTGATTTGTCAATGTCTTCTCTTTCTTGTTGGCCTTCACAGGAGGCTTCTTGAATATGTTAAATTGCATGGCACTTTTCGTTCTGTTAACTGTGAATGCAAAGTTGTATTAGAACCAATCATTGGCTGCACCAACCAGCTGCACAAAGAGACAGGAAGACATGGTAGCAAGTCAGCAAAGAGTAGATGATGTTCAACAAGACACTTCATCTGCTGTCTCAAAATCACCATAGCATTGGGAAGTGGTGATAAAACAAACGACTCAGagtttttaaaagcaaaatgtctaTGAAATACAGATACAAGAATTAAACCTGAAGCAAATTTAAAGTATCCATTAGAACCAAAGTAGgaacacacgcacgcacacattGATGTAGACAGGCATGAACAGGCCTTTGTAAATAGTCCCAAAATGGGTAGCACTAAACAATATCAGCAACAACTAGCACATAGACAGCGATTTGATGATACTGACATActataatattacacaaactgGGTACTGCGATCCGAATCAACTatggaaaacaaaataacaatttTAGGCGATTCACAGAAAAAGTCCATTTTTATGAAGATTGTAAAGGTGCACATGGTAAATTTTCAGAAAATCAATGACTTCAATAAGAATCAGAAAGAATGGCTGAAGTGGCCCCCATCTATGGCAGCTGATCAACAGGCTGCCTGAAGTTCAGCGTATAGTTCATTTATTAAAAGTTACAGACAAGCATTCTGTAATTACAAATGAGCGCATTTGATTTGCCAACAGCAAACGATGCCAACAGCTGGTTGACTCAACAGAAAAGACTTGGTGCCCtaatttcaaaaaattgttaTGCCATTCATACATTTGGTACATTGCCAAGCTGATATCATTAGGGTAAACACACCTTGAGATTAGGAAGGACGCcgaccatcataaatgtaatttttactATCGATGACGTGAAAGGTGTTTTCATAAGTGGGTGCACTTTAACGAGGCGGCATCCACCCACACATACACTCAGTTTACCCAAAAAGATTACAGAAATAGCCATGACTGAAACACTATAAATACGTACACGCTTGGGTTTGTCCTCCTAAACCATCAAAACCCTTTCTAAAGTTGCTGCCACTGGAAGTCAGGTTTCTAAAGCAAAATTTAGAGATAACTGAAATAGAAGGTCATGACATCTACTATGGTCTTACGTTGACTAGATTACAGGAAACATCGTGTCAGATCAATAAATATGGCTTTGACTCCGCTGGGCACCATTCTTAAAAGGTCAATAAACAATTGGATAGGTTAATCCAATAATAACTGTGTCAGTGAATGCAAAGATGGTAACAAACAAGCGTGTTACCATTTTCACATTTCGGTTTAAGACGATGTGAAAATGATCTTAAACCAAAATCTCCACGCAATCCACAACGCCGAAGGTTGTTTTATATACTCGCTCAACTACAGCTAGTCAAAAGCTCTGTGTATGTCgtaataaaaatggtaaaaaataatTAAGTAAATTATTTCTTCGAAAAAAATGGCAGGTACTTTTCCAAGGCAACTTgtcaacaaaaataatttttacaatgcTAGACACAAGAAAATTATTGGTGTAGGGAATGCACAGAAAAAGCTAATTTCAAACCTGCAAACAGTCTGGACTGACAACTGTGTTGCGATCAAGTCTTTAGATACAGTTGCTGTCAATATTGTTAATGACATTTTTAAACTAGGGATGGCCTGTTGCAAACACTGCTA
Above is a window of Watersipora subatra chromosome 3, tzWatSuba1.1, whole genome shotgun sequence DNA encoding:
- the LOC137389958 gene encoding uncharacterized protein — translated: MKNTGRPTLKQPAMPRTDMEHRTANKDIRLPKLHGLEQHRQSFPLISSKTENHCRLSLDSHSQVPLSLASLAENDNRLPHLVTQKQSLDTHTRKAFSSPKRRDEDKEATGMSRQYTTIHRLTVGKTKLEGNMLLPYKYNDGDKASQFLSMSKRTADSIVAMMDLLCKQLHTNENYSEGAYEANRSENSPQKELQSQQRRTYKSILKSFPTNPLERGTPHHTVTINPGSAETNVYARDRRGLVTDYKFSTEFNNVYSELTES